The proteins below are encoded in one region of Pseudomonas putida NBRC 14164:
- a CDS encoding heavy metal response regulator transcription factor: MRVLIIEDEEKTADYLHRGLSEQGFTVDLARDGIDGLHLALEGDYAVIVLDVMLPGLDGYGVLRALRARKQTPVIMLTARERVEDRIHGLREGADDYLGKPFSFLELVARLQALTRRSSSHEPLQVQVADLWIDLMARKATRAGQRLDLTAKEFSLLSVLARRQGEILSKTAIAELVWDINFDSDANVVEVAIKRLRAKLDGPFDNKLLHTIRGMGYVLENRAG, translated from the coding sequence ATGCGTGTGCTGATCATCGAAGACGAAGAAAAAACCGCCGACTACCTGCATCGCGGCCTGAGCGAACAGGGCTTTACCGTGGACCTGGCACGGGACGGCATCGATGGCCTGCACCTGGCCCTGGAGGGCGACTACGCGGTAATCGTGCTGGATGTGATGCTGCCTGGCCTGGACGGCTATGGTGTGCTGCGCGCCTTGCGCGCGCGCAAGCAGACGCCGGTGATCATGCTGACCGCCCGTGAGCGGGTCGAAGACCGCATTCATGGCCTGCGTGAAGGCGCCGACGACTACCTGGGCAAGCCGTTCTCGTTCCTCGAACTGGTCGCCCGCCTGCAAGCCCTGACCCGCCGCAGCAGCAGCCATGAACCGTTGCAGGTGCAAGTGGCAGACTTGTGGATCGACCTGATGGCACGCAAGGCCACACGCGCCGGCCAGCGTCTGGACCTGACTGCCAAGGAGTTCTCGCTGCTCAGCGTGCTGGCCCGGCGGCAGGGTGAAATCCTGTCGAAGACGGCGATTGCAGAGCTGGTCTGGGACATCAACTTCGACAGCGACGCCAACGTCGTGGAAGTGGCGATCAAACGCCTGCGCGCCAAGCTCGACGGGCCCTTCGACAACAAGCTGCTGCACACCATCCGAGGCATGGGCTATGTCCTGGAAAACCGTGCGGGGTAA
- a CDS encoding heavy metal sensor histidine kinase → MSWKTVRGNSIALRLSALFILVALGVFLLIGWALYRQVDRSLDLLPQAELDARFSVLESTLNRFGTPDHWTKINNKLNLLSEEDKRIRFWVVSSNPAYDYGHPSELVRAFAEGPQGMRDLHLPDRPYPYKVLVSELPALGERPALRFLIGIDTETFWQAQHSLLVAIVGLAVLGVLLASVLGYWVARIGLRPLLALSNEAQALAPPRLDGRLQTHALAPELAQFAGAFNAALDRVSQAYSRLEAFNADVAHELRSPLTNLIGQTQVALTRGRSAEHYFEVLQSNLEELERLRSIINDMLFLASADQGSKATALTQASLAEEVATTLDYLDYILEDAQVSVSVIGDAQAPIEKAHFRRALINLLNNAVQHTAPHQVIQVQIDAGPEQVSIAVSNPGPAIDNEHLPLLFERFYRVDAARSNSGGGNHGLGLAIVKAIALMHGGEVFVRSGAGLNTFGIQLPIHT, encoded by the coding sequence ATGTCCTGGAAAACCGTGCGGGGTAATTCCATCGCCCTGCGCCTGTCGGCGCTGTTCATTCTGGTGGCGCTGGGTGTATTCCTGCTGATCGGCTGGGCGCTGTATCGCCAGGTCGACCGCAGCCTCGACCTGCTGCCGCAAGCGGAGCTGGACGCGCGCTTCAGCGTGCTCGAATCCACCCTCAACCGCTTCGGCACGCCAGATCACTGGACCAAGATCAACAACAAGCTCAACCTGCTCAGCGAAGAGGACAAGCGCATCCGCTTCTGGGTGGTCAGCAGCAACCCGGCCTACGACTACGGTCACCCCAGCGAGCTGGTACGTGCCTTCGCCGAGGGGCCACAGGGCATGCGCGACCTGCACCTACCTGACCGGCCCTACCCGTACAAGGTGCTGGTCAGTGAACTGCCGGCGCTGGGCGAACGGCCGGCACTGCGCTTTCTGATCGGCATCGACACCGAAACCTTCTGGCAGGCCCAGCACAGCTTGCTGGTGGCGATTGTCGGGCTGGCAGTACTCGGCGTGCTGCTGGCTTCAGTACTGGGTTACTGGGTGGCGCGCATTGGCTTGCGCCCGCTGCTGGCGTTGTCCAACGAGGCCCAGGCCCTGGCCCCGCCACGCCTGGACGGCCGTTTGCAAACCCATGCCCTGGCGCCGGAGCTGGCACAGTTCGCGGGCGCCTTCAACGCCGCGCTTGACCGTGTCAGCCAGGCCTACTCACGGCTGGAAGCCTTCAACGCCGACGTCGCCCATGAGCTGCGCTCGCCGCTGACCAACCTGATCGGCCAGACCCAGGTCGCGCTCACCCGCGGCCGCAGTGCCGAGCATTACTTCGAAGTGCTGCAATCGAACCTGGAAGAGCTGGAGCGCCTGCGCAGCATCATCAACGACATGCTGTTCCTGGCCAGTGCCGACCAAGGCAGCAAGGCCACCGCCCTGACCCAGGCCTCCCTGGCCGAGGAAGTGGCAACCACACTCGACTACCTGGACTACATCCTCGAAGACGCCCAGGTCAGCGTGAGCGTGATCGGCGATGCCCAGGCGCCCATCGAAAAGGCCCATTTCCGCCGGGCGCTGATCAATCTGCTGAACAACGCCGTGCAGCACACTGCGCCGCATCAGGTGATCCAGGTGCAGATCGATGCCGGGCCCGAGCAGGTCAGCATAGCTGTGAGCAACCCGGGGCCGGCGATTGACAATGAACACCTGCCGTTGCTGTTCGAGCGCTTTTACCGCGTGGATGCGGCGCGCAGCAACAGCGGTGGGGGCAACCATGGGTTGGGGTTGGCGATCGTCAAGGCGATTGCACTGATGCATGGGGGGGAGGTGTTTGTGCGCAGTGGGGCCGGGCTCAATACCTTCGGTATCCAGTTGCCGATCCATACCTGA
- a CDS encoding OprD family porin — MPSAFRFTPLFIALTATIPFAAQADEDKADGFIEGSSFNLHFRNAYFNRDNHNAGVRDTREWGQGAVARFESGYTPGVIGFGLDAHAMLGLKLDGGGGHAGTSILPEHIKDDGELGAAPHSFSTAGAAIKLKAFDTELKAGDLFLTNPVIAGGETRMLPQTFRGVSLTNTSIDGLLLEGGQVSFTHPYNQSGHRRIDTYYGSLDEHDKSKHLNWAGASWSGTENITTNLYAAELKDIWNQYYADFDYTYVVNDLVSLNPGVHFYHTQDTGQALLGKIDNNTYSVHFTVNAGFHSVTAAYQRVNGNTPFDYINLGDSVYLDNSRMYSDFNAPNERSWKLQYDYDFAGVGVPGLTTSLSYSRGEADLTKATQDTSHYDYYREDGKNAMHWERDLDVKYVFQEGDLKDLSVLVRYATHRGSQGYASIDSNSDNDEVRVIVDYPLNVF; from the coding sequence GTGCCTTCCGCGTTCCGTTTTACCCCGCTGTTCATTGCGTTGACTGCAACGATCCCTTTCGCCGCCCAGGCAGATGAAGACAAGGCTGATGGCTTCATCGAAGGCTCGTCCTTCAACCTGCATTTCCGTAATGCCTACTTCAACCGCGACAACCACAACGCTGGCGTGCGTGACACCCGCGAGTGGGGCCAGGGCGCGGTTGCGCGCTTCGAGTCGGGCTATACCCCAGGCGTGATCGGCTTTGGCCTGGATGCACATGCCATGCTGGGCCTCAAGCTGGACGGCGGTGGCGGCCATGCCGGCACCAGCATCCTGCCCGAGCACATCAAGGACGACGGTGAGCTGGGCGCTGCCCCGCATTCGTTCTCCACTGCCGGTGCTGCGATCAAGCTCAAGGCGTTCGACACCGAGCTGAAAGCCGGTGACCTGTTCCTCACCAACCCGGTGATCGCTGGCGGCGAAACCCGCATGCTGCCGCAGACCTTCCGTGGTGTGAGCCTGACCAACACCAGCATCGACGGCCTGCTGCTCGAAGGCGGCCAGGTGAGCTTCACCCACCCGTACAACCAGAGCGGCCACCGCCGCATCGATACCTACTATGGGTCGCTGGACGAGCACGACAAGAGCAAGCACCTTAACTGGGCCGGCGCGTCGTGGAGCGGTACCGAGAACATCACCACCAACCTGTACGCCGCCGAGCTGAAGGACATCTGGAACCAGTACTACGCTGACTTCGACTACACCTACGTGGTCAACGACCTGGTGAGCCTGAACCCGGGCGTGCACTTCTACCACACCCAGGACACCGGCCAGGCCCTGCTGGGCAAGATCGACAACAACACCTACAGCGTGCACTTCACCGTCAACGCAGGCTTCCATAGCGTCACCGCCGCCTACCAGCGGGTCAATGGCAACACGCCATTCGACTACATCAACCTGGGCGACAGCGTGTACCTGGACAACTCGCGCATGTACTCGGACTTCAACGCGCCGAACGAGCGCTCGTGGAAGCTGCAGTACGACTATGACTTCGCCGGTGTCGGCGTGCCTGGCCTGACCACCTCGCTGTCGTACTCGCGCGGTGAAGCCGACCTGACCAAAGCCACGCAGGACACCAGCCACTACGACTACTACCGTGAAGATGGCAAGAACGCCATGCACTGGGAACGTGATCTGGACGTGAAGTACGTGTTCCAGGAGGGTGACCTGAAGGACCTGTCGGTACTGGTGCGCTACGCCACCCACCGTGGCAGCCAAGGTTATGCGTCGATCGACAGCAACAGCGACAACGACGAAGTGCGGGTGATCGTCGACTACCCGCTGAACGTGTTCTGA
- a CDS encoding sensor domain-containing diguanylate cyclase, with protein sequence MPTRLPRFAFHRSHPELTLNLGSCLAVLAIVAIVSFLLARERDSVELSAIRSSNNIVQLIESDILRNAELYDQSLQGLIWAVGRKELPEIPGPLRQRLLFNEAFVDRKRGDVLWLDKQGNVVGDSTSSVPRKANFGETGVFKAHQANANLGLLVGPPFKAKLGDLDWCISFSRRIPGPDGEFAGLAAGALRLSYFSELFQRLDIGDDSSINLFNTDGQLLARQPSRPQDPLIGTNYAERPNFKRILSEQSGNFTARSGSDGNPRMYTFARVAQLPLIVLVVHSADEVFQSWRRTAILVSVATGVLCVGILWLTLLLGRELRRRQEAEQGLATLAATDSLTGLANRRRLDQVLRQEWARAQRNRKPLAVLMVDVDHFKAFNQRHGHAGGDHALREVAKTIEASIRRPADLAARYGGEEFQVVLPETDLAGARLLAERIRTSVEALAPFADDAHSVTVSIGIGLSGPQHDLSSVLGAADEALYRAKAKGRNRVEGPDA encoded by the coding sequence ATGCCCACCCGATTACCGCGCTTCGCATTTCACAGGTCGCACCCCGAGCTGACCCTCAACCTGGGCAGTTGCCTTGCCGTGCTCGCCATCGTGGCCATCGTCAGCTTCCTGCTGGCACGTGAACGGGACAGCGTCGAGCTGTCGGCCATTCGCTCGTCCAACAACATCGTCCAGCTGATCGAAAGCGACATCCTGCGCAACGCCGAACTCTACGACCAGTCACTGCAGGGCCTGATCTGGGCCGTGGGGCGCAAGGAGTTGCCAGAAATACCCGGCCCGCTGCGCCAGCGCCTGCTGTTCAATGAAGCCTTCGTCGACCGCAAACGCGGTGACGTGCTATGGCTGGACAAGCAAGGCAATGTGGTGGGCGACTCCACCAGCAGTGTGCCGCGCAAGGCCAACTTTGGCGAAACCGGTGTGTTCAAGGCACACCAGGCCAACGCCAATCTGGGCTTGCTGGTAGGCCCGCCATTCAAGGCCAAGCTCGGCGACCTGGACTGGTGTATCAGCTTCAGCCGGCGCATCCCCGGCCCCGATGGCGAGTTTGCCGGGCTGGCAGCAGGCGCATTGCGCCTGTCGTACTTCAGTGAGCTGTTCCAGCGCCTGGACATCGGTGACGACAGCAGCATCAACCTGTTCAATACCGACGGGCAGCTCCTCGCCCGCCAGCCCTCACGCCCGCAAGACCCGCTGATCGGCACCAACTATGCCGAGCGGCCCAACTTCAAGCGCATCCTCAGCGAACAGAGCGGTAACTTCACAGCCCGGTCTGGCAGCGACGGCAACCCGCGCATGTACACCTTCGCCCGGGTCGCGCAGTTGCCGCTGATCGTGCTGGTGGTGCACTCGGCCGACGAGGTGTTCCAGTCCTGGCGCCGCACCGCGATTCTGGTGAGCGTCGCCACAGGTGTGCTGTGCGTGGGCATTCTCTGGTTGACCCTGCTGCTGGGCCGCGAACTGCGCCGCCGCCAGGAGGCCGAGCAGGGCCTGGCGACGTTAGCCGCCACCGACAGCCTGACCGGCCTGGCCAACCGCCGTCGTCTGGACCAGGTGCTGCGCCAGGAATGGGCGCGTGCGCAGCGCAATCGCAAGCCATTGGCCGTGCTGATGGTGGATGTGGACCACTTCAAGGCATTCAACCAACGACACGGCCATGCCGGTGGTGACCACGCGCTGCGTGAGGTGGCCAAAACCATCGAGGCGAGCATCCGCCGTCCTGCAGATCTGGCCGCTCGTTATGGGGGGGAGGAGTTTCAGGTAGTACTGCCGGAAACCGACCTTGCCGGCGCGCGGCTGCTGGCCGAGCGCATTCGGACCAGTGTGGAAGCGCTGGCACCTTTTGCCGATGACGCCCACTCGGTGACGGTGAGCATCGGCATAGGCCTGTCCGGCCCCCAGCACGACCTGAGCAGTGTGCTGGGGGCTGCGGACGAAGCGCTCTACCGGGCCAAGGCCAAGGGCCGCAACCGGGTAGAGGGGCCCGACGCTTAG
- a CDS encoding ferritin-like domain-containing protein — MSNPNKDVIDVLNDLIEYSKDGEKGFKASADDVKNPELKAFFVQRAGECANAAGELQSEVRRLGGDPETSTSISGDLHRGWVNLKSMVTGKDEEAVLNEVERGEDHALKAYKEAREKLVKLGRSASDMTYGLVEKQLQGVQRNHDQVKALRNAARARS; from the coding sequence ATGAGCAACCCCAACAAAGACGTGATTGACGTACTCAACGATCTGATCGAATACAGCAAGGATGGCGAGAAAGGATTCAAAGCCTCGGCCGATGACGTGAAGAATCCAGAGCTGAAAGCGTTCTTCGTTCAGCGTGCGGGTGAATGCGCCAACGCCGCTGGCGAACTGCAAAGCGAAGTGCGTCGTCTGGGCGGCGACCCGGAAACCTCCACCAGCATCAGCGGCGACTTGCATCGTGGGTGGGTCAACCTGAAGTCGATGGTTACCGGCAAGGATGAAGAAGCGGTGCTCAATGAAGTCGAGCGCGGCGAGGACCACGCCCTCAAGGCCTACAAGGAAGCCCGTGAGAAGCTGGTAAAACTGGGCCGCAGCGCTAGTGACATGACCTATGGCCTGGTGGAAAAACAGCTGCAAGGCGTGCAGCGCAACCATGACCAGGTCAAGGCACTGCGCAACGCCGCCCGCGCCCGCTCCTAA
- a CDS encoding DUF3820 family protein codes for MKPEMLELLVTRSMPFGKYQGRIIADLPGDYLAWFARKGFPTGELGGLLALMHEIDHNGLGDLLVPLRKKHGSWLAGDRAGRANQWF; via the coding sequence ATGAAGCCGGAAATGCTCGAATTGCTGGTGACCCGCAGCATGCCGTTCGGCAAATACCAGGGGCGCATCATTGCCGACCTGCCGGGGGACTACCTGGCGTGGTTTGCGCGCAAGGGCTTCCCCACGGGGGAACTGGGCGGGTTGCTGGCGTTGATGCATGAAATCGACCACAACGGGCTGGGGGATCTGCTGGTACCGTTGCGCAAGAAGCATGGGAGCTGGCTTGCCGGCGATAGGGCCGGCAGGGCCAACCAATGGTTCTAG
- a CDS encoding PTS fructose-like transporter subunit IIB → MNIAIVTACPNGQVSSVLSARLLSAAAQRRGWSTSVEVQDAGHPERQLSTVQIAEADWVLVISTGPVDLARFVGKRVYQSTPSRALADREGFLDEAAANAQLLLAAADAPAEVASAGTRIVAVTACPTGVAHTFMAAEALQQAAQQMGYQLTVETQGSVGARNPLSAEAIAGADVVLLAADIEVPTARFAGKRIYRCGTGIALKQARATLDKALAEAKVETSADAAAAATTAKGEKTGVYKHLLTGVSFMLPMVVAGGLLIALSFVFGIEAYKQPGTLPAALMQIGGEAAFKLMVPLLAGYIAWSIADRPGLAPGMIGGLLASTLGAGFIGGIVAGFIAGYSAKAIARWARLPSSLEALKPILIIPLLASLVTGLVMIYVVGQPVAAMLEGLTHFLDSMGTTNAILLGLLLGGMMCVDLGGPINKAAYAFSVGLLASSSYAPMAATMAAGMVPPIGLGIATFLARRKFAQSEREAGKAALALGLCFISEGAIPFAAKDPLRVIPASIAGGALTGALSMYFGCKLMAPHGGLFVLLIPNAINHALLYLLAIVAGSLLTAVVYAVIKKSEQVELAVASVKG, encoded by the coding sequence ATGAACATTGCCATTGTCACCGCCTGCCCCAACGGCCAGGTGTCGAGTGTGCTGAGCGCGCGCTTGCTGTCTGCCGCTGCCCAGCGGCGCGGCTGGAGCACCAGTGTGGAAGTGCAGGATGCCGGGCACCCCGAGCGGCAACTGAGCACCGTGCAGATTGCCGAGGCCGACTGGGTGCTGGTGATCAGCACCGGCCCGGTGGACCTGGCCCGCTTCGTCGGCAAGCGTGTGTACCAGAGCACGCCATCCCGGGCCCTGGCCGACCGCGAGGGCTTTCTCGATGAAGCGGCGGCCAACGCCCAACTACTGCTAGCTGCAGCAGACGCGCCGGCCGAGGTTGCCAGCGCTGGCACACGCATCGTCGCAGTCACGGCCTGCCCGACGGGCGTCGCGCACACGTTCATGGCGGCGGAGGCCTTGCAGCAAGCCGCGCAACAAATGGGCTATCAGCTCACAGTCGAAACCCAGGGTTCGGTCGGTGCGCGTAACCCCTTGTCTGCCGAGGCCATCGCTGGAGCGGATGTCGTACTGCTGGCTGCTGACATCGAAGTGCCTACCGCGCGGTTTGCCGGCAAGCGTATCTACCGGTGCGGCACCGGCATTGCGCTCAAGCAGGCACGCGCCACCCTGGACAAGGCGCTGGCCGAAGCCAAAGTGGAAACCAGCGCCGATGCCGCCGCGGCTGCCACGACGGCGAAGGGTGAGAAGACGGGTGTGTACAAGCACCTGCTCACCGGCGTGTCGTTCATGCTGCCCATGGTGGTGGCGGGCGGCCTGTTGATTGCGCTGTCGTTCGTGTTCGGCATCGAGGCCTACAAACAGCCGGGCACCTTGCCGGCTGCGTTGATGCAAATCGGCGGTGAGGCCGCGTTCAAGCTGATGGTGCCGCTGCTGGCGGGCTATATCGCCTGGTCCATCGCCGACCGCCCGGGGCTTGCGCCGGGCATGATCGGTGGCCTGCTGGCCAGCACCTTGGGTGCCGGCTTCATCGGTGGCATCGTCGCCGGCTTCATTGCCGGTTACAGCGCCAAGGCCATTGCCCGCTGGGCCCGCTTGCCCAGTAGCCTGGAGGCGCTCAAACCGATCTTGATCATTCCGCTGCTGGCCAGCCTGGTCACCGGCCTGGTGATGATCTACGTGGTCGGCCAGCCGGTGGCGGCCATGCTCGAAGGCCTCACGCACTTCCTCGACAGCATGGGCACCACCAATGCCATTCTGCTGGGGCTGTTGCTGGGCGGCATGATGTGTGTCGACCTGGGTGGGCCGATCAACAAGGCCGCTTATGCCTTCTCGGTGGGGTTGCTGGCGTCGTCGAGCTACGCACCGATGGCGGCGACCATGGCCGCCGGCATGGTGCCGCCGATCGGCCTGGGCATCGCCACATTCCTGGCCCGGCGCAAGTTCGCCCAGAGCGAGCGTGAGGCGGGCAAGGCCGCGTTGGCGCTGGGGCTGTGCTTCATTTCCGAAGGGGCGATCCCGTTCGCTGCCAAGGACCCGCTGCGGGTGATCCCGGCCAGTATCGCCGGTGGTGCGCTGACAGGGGCATTGTCGATGTACTTCGGTTGCAAGCTGATGGCGCCGCATGGCGGCTTGTTCGTGCTGCTTATCCCCAATGCGATCAACCATGCCTTGCTGTATTTGCTGGCTATTGTCGCGGGTAGCCTGCTGACGGCGGTGGTGTATGCGGTGATCAAGAAGAGCGAGCAGGTAGAGCTGGCCGTAGCGTCAGTGAAAGGCTAG
- the pfkB gene encoding 1-phosphofructokinase, protein MAKILTLTLNPALDITIGLDTLRPGQVNRSQAQQSHAAGKGLNVAQVLADLGHSVTVGGFLGRDNLQPFEALIDWRGFTDCFVRVPGETRSNIKLVEADGRVTDINGQGPEVDEAACSALLHRLQQVAPGHDAVVVAGSLPRGISADWFCQLLDRLKALGLKVALDSSGEALRAGLQSAPWLVKPNTEELGEVLGQAVDNPAQQRAAAEQLLSRGVEHVVVSAGEQGVSWFARDLALHACPPKVRVASTVGAGDSLVAGMVHGLLQGEAPAQTLARATAIAAQAVTQVGFGIRDREQLARMEAAVQLTEQQEGCR, encoded by the coding sequence ATGGCCAAGATCCTCACCCTCACCCTGAACCCGGCGCTGGATATCACCATCGGCCTCGATACCCTGCGCCCGGGGCAGGTCAACCGAAGCCAGGCCCAACAGAGCCACGCGGCGGGTAAAGGGCTGAACGTTGCCCAGGTACTGGCCGACCTGGGGCACAGCGTGACCGTTGGCGGTTTCCTCGGGCGCGATAACCTGCAGCCGTTCGAGGCGCTGATCGACTGGCGCGGCTTTACCGATTGCTTTGTTCGCGTGCCGGGCGAAACCCGCAGCAACATCAAGCTGGTTGAGGCCGATGGCCGCGTCACGGACATCAATGGCCAAGGCCCGGAGGTCGACGAGGCGGCATGCAGTGCCTTGCTGCACCGCCTGCAGCAGGTCGCCCCGGGGCACGATGCCGTGGTGGTGGCGGGCAGCCTGCCGCGAGGGATCAGCGCCGACTGGTTCTGCCAGTTACTGGACCGGTTGAAGGCCCTTGGCCTCAAGGTGGCGCTGGACAGCAGCGGCGAAGCCTTGCGCGCCGGCCTGCAAAGCGCGCCCTGGTTGGTCAAACCCAATACTGAAGAGCTCGGCGAAGTGCTTGGCCAGGCTGTGGATAACCCAGCGCAGCAACGTGCTGCCGCCGAGCAGTTGCTGAGCCGCGGCGTTGAACATGTGGTGGTGTCTGCCGGCGAACAGGGCGTCAGCTGGTTCGCCCGCGACCTGGCCCTGCATGCCTGCCCGCCCAAGGTAAGGGTTGCCAGCACGGTAGGGGCGGGGGATTCGCTGGTGGCCGGCATGGTCCATGGCCTGCTGCAGGGCGAGGCCCCTGCGCAGACGCTGGCCCGCGCCACGGCGATTGCCGCCCAGGCCGTCACCCAGGTTGGCTTCGGCATCCGTGACCGTGAGCAGCTGGCGCGAATGGAAGCCGCAGTGCAACTGACAGAACAACAAGAGGGTTGCCGATGA